A stretch of Henckelia pumila isolate YLH828 chromosome 4, ASM3356847v2, whole genome shotgun sequence DNA encodes these proteins:
- the LOC140861166 gene encoding uncharacterized protein — protein sequence MSQSEPSRLSRGAPPPLHKQNSWSPDIIRDEVWNNRRRNHRHRRGRSVTDDDMDELRACFELGFNFDSPDLDPKLSSAFPALGFYHAVNRQLSNPLSRSSSASFSDSDSALSSAGGSSSFIDPGKIQSITLFYSVKHSISIAKAKDSSLQIGDSPETVKNRLRQWAQVVACSVRQSSPNLIIDQSGFCEKSS from the coding sequence ATGTCGCAATCCGAGCCATCGCGCCTCAGCCGCGGAGCTCCTCCTCCTTTGCACAAGCAGAATTCATGGTCGCCGGATATCATCCGCGACGAGGTGTGGAACAACCGCCGCAGGAATCACCGACACCGCCGCGGCCGCAGCGTCACGGACGATGACATGGACGAGCTCCGCGCATGCTTCGAATTGGGATTTAACTTCGATTCCCCGGATTTGGATCCGAAACTCTCGTCTGCGTTTCCGGCGCTCGGGTTTTACCACGCCGTGAACAGGCAGTTGAGCAATCCTCTGTCCCGGTCTTCTTCCGCCTCGTTTTCAGACTCCGATTCGGCGCTTTCGTCCGCCGGAGGCAGCTCTAGTTTCATTGATCCAGgtaaaattcaatcaatcacATTGTTTTACTCCGTTAAGCATTCGATTTCTATCGCGAAAGCTAAAGATTCTTCTCTACAAATAGGTGATAGTCCGGAGACGGTGAAGAACAGGTTGAGGCAGTGGGCGCAGGTGGTGGCGTGTTCGGTGCGTCAATCTTCACCGAATCTAATCATTGATCAGTCAGGATTTTGTGAAAAATCTTCGTAA